The Sphingobacteriales bacterium region GATAATCAAAAGTACATTTTTGCCGGTGTAGGTGCTGTGGTCGATTATAACGGGAAAAAAGTTTATGTTTCAGCTGTATTTGGCAATCATTATTCTTTTAATGCCGGCTCAAAACTCAGAAATTCAATGGATGTTCCTTATACCACCAAACGCTATGGGCTCAAACCTTATGATGATAAAATCTGTAAGAGGTGCAAGAAATTTGAAAACATTGAACAGTTGCATAAAGCCTTGTCGGTGAAAGACGGGAAAGTTTATTTTCATTACAACGATAATATCAAGGCATTCAGAAAACTCATCCGCAACCCCAAAGATGGCTTTGCCATCGACATTGTTCAGAAAAACCAGTACAATTGCATTGGCGACAACATTGTTGATTACAACCTGATCACAAAAGGGGTTTTGTTAAAGCCCATGTTTGCTCCGAAAATTTATAAGAAAAACATGATTCCGGGTGAAAAGCTGAAAGATCTGATGGTCGTCATCGGTACCATTCCTGATGACATTAAAGGAGAGTATGAACTGAATTTACTGGTTATTCAGGATAAACATGTATGTAAAACAATTACAAAGACTTACGTTGAAGGTGGCGATGTTGACTATTTTAATCCCCTGGAGCTGATTCCGGATACTGTTTCTATTCCTACGGAAGAAGTTTATGTCCCAAAGGCTGACACCAATACCCTCTATTTCATTGTTCCCTTTGAAAAAGGTAAGTATGAGTACAAACCGGAAGACATTGAGCCATTGATTACCGCATTGAAAAAACCCGATTTTATCATTCTTGAACTGACTATTGCTGCTTATTCTTCCATCGAAGGCAGTGACGAAACCAACCTGATGCTTCAGAAAAAGAGAGCAGAAAGCATTGTCAATGCCTTGAAATCGAGGCAGAAAGATAATTTTATCAGTCAGATAAAAACGGATTATGCATGGGAGAATTTTAAGAATGATATTTTAGCAACAAAATATTCATTTCTGGCAGATAAAACCATGGAAGAAGCCAAGGAATATATTAAATCTCACAACCTGCTCAATGAACTTGAACCTATACTGGCCAAACACCGCTATGCTGAAATTTTTATGACAGTAACCTATGATATTCAGGGAAATAAAGAGCAGGCCTTTGTGGTGGATAAGTTTAACCGCACCATTACCAAGGATGATATTCCTTTTGCATTCAGCATTCAGAAATACATTATTAATAAAGTGGTTGAAAAGATTTACAGTGCTTCAGCAGCCACCAATATGAGTATTCCTGAGGAAAACCGCAATGCTCCGTTTTTAATCAATAAACTCTATCTGGAAAAAATCGCCACTAAAAACAAGCTGAATGATGACTACTGCGACCGGATTAATACCCTTCATCTCTATGCTCCGAATAATCCTTACATCCTTTACAATAAAACCTGTTGCGATGTATTTCACTGTGAATTTGAAACTCAGGAAGAGATTAACAAACTTCAGAATAAAATCGATCAACTGTACAATACAAAAATCGAAAAGAAGATTGTTGACCAGTTAAACCTTGATTTTCAGTTCAAAATGATAAAATACCTTGATACAACAGCCAAACCGAGCCCGACTGTTCAGAAAGCATTTGAGAAAATTAAAACTATTGTCAATCTTGACGAAAATGACTGGAAAAACTCTCTGGAGCTTGCCCAGTTGTTCATAAAATATAAGGATTTCAACTTTGCTATCAAACTTCTTGATCCATTGGTAGATAACCCGGAAGTCAGCGAAGAGTTTTTATTTACTTATGTTTCACTGTGTTCTCTTTATCAGCCGAAACTGATGTCGAATAAATTTTCGAGAGCACTGGAGCGTGCCAGTAAAATGAACCCGAGACGTTATTGTGAGCTCTTTAAAGGAGATAAATTCAGCTTTCAGGTATTTGACAATCCATACGTAAAGGATTATTACTGCAAGACTTGTGTGAAATAGGCCGGATTTTCCGAACAATTTTCAGGCTTATTTGTTTTACTGTCATGAAAGAGATTCAAAGTCCCTGTATCAGCGTTTGCACCTATAATGAAGAAAGGATTTGTATCGGGTGTTACCGTAGTGAAGAAGAAATCTCCAACTGGTTGTTTATGAGTGCGGAAGAAAAACAGCAGGTAATCAGAAACACCATGCAGAGAAAAGGAAGTGATTATTATGGGAATAACCCGTTTTAAAAATGGTTAAATTCCTTATTCAATGACAATTACCAGATATTTTGAGCTGCTCCAGAATTTGGTTGGATCGGTGATAATTAATTTATCATAGCCATAAGTACCTGAAAATCTATATGTTCCGGTCGGGTGTGTTGTCAACAGCCGGGCTTTTTTCGTGCTTAGGTTAATTTCATCTGTCTTTGA contains the following coding sequences:
- a CDS encoding DUF1289 domain-containing protein yields the protein MKEIQSPCISVCTYNEERICIGCYRSEEEISNWLFMSAEEKQQVIRNTMQRKGSDYYGNNPF